In Mercurialis annua linkage group LG6, ddMerAnnu1.2, whole genome shotgun sequence, the following are encoded in one genomic region:
- the LOC126686747 gene encoding pentatricopeptide repeat-containing protein At1g59720, chloroplastic/mitochondrial: MLMAIAQTPPLPILSSTSDSKNSSFHQQRSHLLLKHLNECKNMSQLKQIYAQTLRSTLPNHPHTLFLYTRILHFCSLNDLDYAYRVFDKINVPNSFVWNTLIRGCAQSAGRKEESFLLYKRMVEQGDALPDNHTYPFVLKACAYLFALNEGKQIHAQIIKHGLGLDVYINNSLIHFYGSCGCLESARDVFDKMPERSLVSWNVMIDAVVQFGEFENALKLFVQLQDAFEPDGYTMQSILNACAGLCALSLGMWVHAYLLRKLDFDVTMSVLVYNCLLDMYCKCGSLDIALKVFERMHKRDLASWNSMILGFAMHGKAELALEYFDKMVNTWKIAPNSITFVGVLSACNYRYMADEGRKYFDMMVAEYKIEPQLEHYGCLVDVLARTGLIEEALDLVSRMPMKPDVVIWRSLLDSCSKKNASVEQSEEMAWQVLESNGGDSSGVYVLLSRVYASASRWNDVGLLRKLMTDRGITKEPGCSLIEIDGVAHEFFAGDTCHPQTKEIYKFLDVIEEKLKLAGYTPDYSQAPLVDELYDGINLKVHSERLAIALGLISLKPGMPIRIFKNLQVCSDCHKVAKFISKIFNVEIVMRDRVRFHHFKNGSCSCMDNW; encoded by the coding sequence ATGTTAATGGCAATCGCCCAAACACCACCCCTTCCAATCCTCTCCTCAACTTCCGATTCCAAGAACAGTTCATTCCACCAACAACGTTCCCATCTTCTTCTTAAACACTTGAATGAATGCAAGAACATGTCCCAACTCAAGCAAATTTACGCTCAAACTTTACGTTCCACATTGCCTAATCATCCCCACACACTTTTCCTCTACACTAGGATTCTCCATTTCTGTTCACTCAACGACCTTGACTATGCTTACCGAGTATTTGACAAAATTAACGTCCCCAATTCATTCGTGTGGAACACTCTCATCAGAGGCTGTGCACAAAGCGCTGGTAGAAAAGAAGAATCTTTTTTGCTTTATAAAAGAATGGTTGAGCAAGGAGATGCTTTACCTGACAACCACACTTACCCATTTGTTTTAAAGGCCTGTGCTTACTTGTTTGCTTTGAATGAAGGGAAACAAATACATGCCCAGATTATAAAACATGGGCTTGGCTTGGATGTTTATATTAATAACAGTTTGATTCATTTTTATGGTTCTTGTGGCTGTTTGGAGTCTGCACGGGACgtgtttgataaaatgcctGAAAGAAGTTTGGTTTCTTGGAATGTGATGATTGATGCGGTTGTTCAGTTTGGTGAGTTTGAAAATGCGTTGAAACTGTTTGTTCAGTTGCAGGATGCATTTGAGCCTGATGGGTATACAATGCAAAGCATCTTAAATGCTTGTGCTGGTTTATGTGCTTTGTCTTTGGGGATGTGGGTTCATGCTTATTTGTTGAGAAAGTTAGATTTTGATGTAACTATGAGTGTTTTGGTCTATAATTGTTTATTGGATATGTATTGCAAATGTGGATCGTTAGATATTGCTTTAAAGGTTTTCGAAAGGATGCATAAGCGTGATTTAGCGTCGTGGAATTCTATGATTCTTGGATTTGCAATGCACGGGAAAGCCGAATTAGCATTGGAATATTTTGACAAAATGGTTAATACATGGAAGATTGCTCCAAATTCTATCACTTTCGTCGGTGTTCTGAGTGCTTGTAATTACAGGTATATGGCTGATGAGGGTCGAAAGTATTTTGATATGATGGTTGCTGAGTACAAAATTGAGCCTCAATTAGAGCACTATGGATGCCTAGTTGATGTTCTCGCGCGAACTGGTTTGATTGAGGAAGCTTTGGATTTGGTGTCACGCATGCCAATGAAACCTGATGTTGTTATATGGAGGAGTCTTCTTGATTCTTGTAGCAAGAAAAATGCAAGTGTGGAACAAAGTGAAGAAATGGCTTGGCAAGTGCTGGAGTCCAACGGGGGCGACTCTAGTGGTGTTTATGTGCTTCTATCCAGAGTTTATGCATCAGCCAGCAGATGGAATGATGTTGGTTTGCTCCGAAAATTGATGACGGATAGAGGGATAACCAAAGAACCTGGCTGTAGTTTGATAGAAATAGATGGTGTTGCCCATGAATTTTTCGCTGGAGATACTTGTCATCCTCAAACTAAAGAGATATATAAGTTTTTGGATGTGATTGAAGAAAAGTTGAAGTTAGCCGGGTATACACCTGACTATTCGCAAGCACCTTTGGTTGACGAGCTGTATGATGGTATAAATTTGAAGGTACATAGCGAAAGACTTGCTATTGCTTTGGGGCTCATAAGCTTGAAACCAGGAATGCCAATACGAATATTCAAGAATCTTCAGGTTTGCAGTGATTGCCACAAGGTTGCTAAATTCATCTCTAAAATCTTCAATGTGGAGATTGTTATGAGAGATCGTGTTCGATTTCATCACTTTAAAAATGGCTCTTGTTCATGCATGGATAACTGGTGA
- the LOC126686748 gene encoding uncharacterized protein LOC126686748 encodes MEFFTKTMAVKLRSHLDKYLIADDDGETIRQSRNGSTTKARWFVELVDGTPDFIRLKTIDGRYLTASDSHFLLGMTGKKVIQTKPSKIKDWNLQWEPIRDGFQVRLKSWCGKFMRANGGTPPWRNAVTHDEPHACSTTGWILWDVVAVEAVETEYSLAEYLSTMSSFSSLPDDVIEAASDEYLGSEPGSPVSVVSSVRTPRLTLIKSMSPRLSMSPRLSPIKTNSNQFRSGMEFFRNAKAVRLRSHHDKYLHAEEDEETVTQDRNGSSKNAKWTVESVSGSDSIIRLKSCYGRYLTASNHPFLLGMTGRKVLQTLPRRLDSSVEWEPIREAGQVKLKTRYGNFLRANGGLPPWRNSLTHDIPHRTATQDWILWQVDIVEIQVTPSRTNTATNKNTQENKDHDPPPELPHSDSLDFGSSSPSSVSVKSDNFSRQESSESNASSPPKSEGRTIYYHVADESGEVNEEEEAYYFHFKGKGVDELTQKLREETGLQDIVVCSASPLNGKLYPLRLQLPPNNADMHVVVVETDSKLAGDFAKGFAL; translated from the exons ATGGAATTCTTCACCAAAACCATGGCAGTCAAGCTCCGTAGCCACCTCGACAAGTACTTAATCGCCGACGACGACGGCGAAACCATCCGTCAAAGCAGAAACGGCTCCACCACCAAAGCAAGATGGTTTGTCGAGCTTGTAGACGGAACACCAGACTTTATCCGGCTCAAAACAATCGACGGAAGGTACTTAACGGCGTCAGATTCCCACTTTCTGTTAGGTATGACGGGTAAAAAGGTCATCCAAACTAAGCCGTCAAAGATCAAGGACTGGAACTTACAGTGGGAGCCAATCAGAGACGGGTTTCAAGTGAGGTTAAAGAGCTGGTGCGGTAAGTTTATGAGAGCTAATGGTGGAACTCCGCCGTGGAGAAACGCTGTTACTCACGATGAGCCGCATGCTTGCTCAACTACCGGGTGGATATTGTGGGACGTGGTGGCGGTGGAAGCGGTGGAGACGGAGTATTCTCTGGCGGAGTATTTGTCGACCATGTCGAGTTTTTCTTCACTTCCTGATGATGTTATTGAAGCGGCTTCTGATGAGTATTTGGGCTCCGAACCTGGTTCGCCCGTTTCGGTTGTGTCTTCGGTTAGAACTCCCCGGTTGACCCTGATTAAGTCTATGTCTCCAAGGTTGTCTATGTCGCCAAGGTTGTCTCCAATTAAG ACAAACTCGAACCAGTTCAGATCAGGCATGGAGTTTTTCCGCAACGCAAAAGCAGTGCGTCTCCGCAGCCACCACGACAAGTATCTCCACGCCGAGGAAGACGAAGAGACGGTGACCCAAGACAGAAACGGATCCTCCAAGAACGCTAAATGGACCGTCGAGTCGGTTTCCGGATCAGACTCTATAATTCGGTTGAAATCTTGCTATGGAAGGTATCTCACAGCTTCGAATCATCCCTTTCTTTTGGGCATGACGGGTCGGAAAGTGCTGCAAACTTTGCCGAGGAGACTTGATTCTTCTGTGGAGTGGGAGCCCATTAGAGAAGCGGGTCAGGTGAAGTTGAAGACCAGATATGGTAATTTTTTAAGAGCTAACGGTGGATTGCCGCCTTGGAGAAACTCTCTGACTCATGATATTCCTCATAGAACTGCTACTCAAGATTGGATTCTTTGGCAAGTTGATATTGTTGAGATTCAAGTCACGCCTTCAAGAACTAATACTGCCACCAATAAAAACACTCAAGAAAATAAAGATCATGATCCACCACCAGAGCTTCCTCATTCGGATTCGTTGGATTTCGGATCTAGCTCGCCTTCTTCGGTTTCTGTCAAATCTGACAACTTTTCGAGACAGGAG TCTAGTGAATCGAATGCTAGTTCGCCTCCGAAATCTGAGGGGAGGACTATATACTACCACGTGGCGGATGAGAGCGGGGAAGTGAATGAGGAAGAAGAGGCTtattatttccattttaagGGAAAAGGAGTGGATGAGTTGACTCAGAAACTGAGAGAGGAGACTGGTTTACAGGACATTGTTGTGTGTTCTGCTAGTCCTTTGAATGGAAAGCTTTATCCTCTTCGATTGCAGCTTCCTCCGAATAATGCTGATATGCATGTTGTTGTGGTTGAGACAGACTCTAAAC TTGCCGGAGATTTTGCTAAAGGGTTTGCACTATGA